A window from Kovacikia minuta CCNUW1 encodes these proteins:
- the istA gene encoding IS21 family transposase, which yields MPGKLIETYQVRVYMNARELGLTQAEAAYVAQFSERSGQRIESGDYQPNRGKVRAWRTSADPLAEVWESELEPMLRAQPKLKPMTLFEYLQTKYPGKYPQVLRTLQRRVATWKALHGSAPEVMFELRHEPGRLGFSDFTELKGIEITLNGQPFEHLIYHYRLGYSGWQYAQIIQGGESFIALSEGLQNALFACGGAPKQHRTDSLSAAYRNLGGVRNKPLTRLYDDLCHHYRMQPTRNNTSIAHENGSIESPHGHLKNRIEQALLLRGSYEFSSIAEYQALINQAVDRLNAQHTEKIEAEKAYLQPLPQGRVADYEILTARVSCHSTIDVRCVLYTVPARLIGRQLELHLYHDRIVGYLHRQQVVELPRIRTSGTGKRRARCINYRHVAEGLRRKPRAFLYCTWQQDLLPNEQWQHLWQQMKTQFDLDTAAVLMVESLYIAAADDKESQVAEY from the coding sequence ATGCCTGGAAAACTGATTGAAACTTATCAAGTCAGAGTGTACATGAATGCCCGAGAACTCGGTTTAACTCAAGCCGAAGCGGCTTATGTTGCCCAATTTTCAGAACGCAGTGGACAACGCATTGAATCTGGGGACTACCAACCAAACCGGGGAAAGGTGCGAGCGTGGCGAACGAGTGCCGACCCGTTAGCGGAGGTGTGGGAAAGTGAACTAGAGCCAATGCTGCGAGCGCAACCAAAGCTCAAACCGATGACACTGTTCGAATATCTGCAAACAAAATACCCTGGCAAGTACCCGCAGGTGCTGCGAACCCTACAGCGACGAGTGGCAACATGGAAAGCGCTGCATGGGTCAGCCCCAGAAGTGATGTTTGAGTTGCGGCATGAACCAGGGAGGCTGGGATTTTCCGACTTCACCGAGTTAAAGGGGATTGAGATCACCCTCAATGGTCAGCCGTTTGAGCATTTAATCTATCACTATCGTCTGGGATACAGTGGCTGGCAATATGCCCAAATTATCCAAGGTGGGGAGAGTTTCATTGCGCTCTCCGAAGGCTTACAAAATGCTCTGTTTGCCTGTGGAGGTGCGCCAAAGCAGCACCGTACCGATAGTTTGAGTGCCGCCTATCGAAACCTGGGGGGTGTTCGGAACAAACCCTTAACGCGGTTGTATGACGATCTGTGCCACCACTATCGGATGCAACCGACGCGAAACAACACCAGCATTGCCCATGAGAATGGGTCGATTGAGTCTCCCCATGGACACTTGAAGAATCGCATTGAGCAAGCCTTGCTGCTGCGCGGGAGTTATGAGTTCAGCAGCATTGCCGAGTATCAAGCCTTGATTAACCAGGCGGTCGATAGACTTAACGCCCAGCACACCGAGAAGATTGAGGCTGAAAAAGCCTATTTGCAACCCTTGCCCCAAGGACGGGTCGCCGATTACGAAATCCTCACCGCCCGTGTGAGTTGCCACAGCACGATTGATGTGCGCTGTGTGTTGTATACCGTGCCTGCCCGACTGATTGGACGGCAACTTGAACTCCATCTATATCATGACCGGATTGTCGGGTATTTACATCGCCAGCAGGTGGTGGAGTTGCCTCGCATTCGAACCAGTGGCACAGGCAAACGACGTGCTCGGTGTATCAACTACCGACATGTGGCTGAAGGACTCAGGCGCAAGCCCCGAGCATTCTTGTACTGCACCTGGCAACAGGACTTACTGCCCAATGAGCAATGGCAACACCTGTGGCAACAGATGAAAACGCAGTTTGACCTCGATACCGCCGCTGTCCTGATGGTTGAAAGCTTGTATATTGCGGCTGCCGATGACAAAGAATCTCAGGTTGCCGAATACTGA
- a CDS encoding phospholipase D-like domain-containing protein, translated as MTTDLTFFTNEPGATLLDRFKRTLSDVQYFDVLVGYFRTSGFYQLYEALETVDHIRILVGLTVDQKAFELIEVAQAQMNLDFESHKRTKEQVKAQVATEIAQAQDSYDTELGVQKFIEFTLCDNMDETPDHFQITV; from the coding sequence ATGACAACGGATCTGACGTTTTTTACCAATGAGCCGGGAGCAACGCTACTCGATCGCTTCAAGCGGACGTTGTCGGATGTTCAGTATTTTGATGTTTTAGTGGGCTATTTCCGAACGAGTGGGTTTTATCAACTTTATGAAGCATTGGAAACCGTTGATCACATTCGGATTTTAGTCGGTCTCACGGTGGATCAAAAGGCATTTGAGTTAATTGAAGTCGCTCAGGCTCAAATGAATCTGGATTTTGAGTCTCATAAACGGACGAAAGAGCAAGTTAAGGCTCAAGTTGCAACGGAGATAGCGCAAGCTCAAGACTCCTATGATACGGAATTGGGCGTGCAAAAATTCATTGAGTTTACCCTCTGTGACAATATGGATGAGACACCTGACCACTTTCAAATTACTGTCTAG
- a CDS encoding helicase-related protein translates to MSYEKFIAMFEQGTILISKELDVYDLLERDDPDELLALIEQDAVQQYDATDFNDDFIRDLRSDLVLLQDIQALWHQLKDDPKLNQFVTDLQNHPRLKDQKVIIFTESKETGDHLYTNLDNVFPEQVMFYASGGGVYNQTGKPVSHNPAIAKTLIQQSFDPKHLEQTDTIRILIATDVLAEGINLHRANVVVNYDLPWNPTRVLQRVGRVNRVGTVHEQVYIFNCFPTAQSEAQLGLEENIIAKLQAFHDTLGEDAKYLSDEEEVTTHELFGDRLYRTLNQRESYDREPEADERSELEYLQLLRQIRDRQPDLFDKIKKLPRKARTAQRWNGSPQLEQDQVLTFFRQGALKKFFRSDGTAAQELDFFQAVDWLECEPDTPKHPIPKRYYDLLQQNKDAFLSLNDTADVAPAISRGGSSYDTFVIQCLKAKEIRKFQGFTDEDEDFLKAVRLAFEEGKIPKQTAKKVQQTLKPIAGDPLKLLSALKKTVPMNLLVESEPQMVHQWGSSREVVLSEFFYPNL, encoded by the coding sequence GTGTCCTATGAAAAATTTATTGCCATGTTTGAGCAGGGCACCATTCTGATCAGTAAAGAGCTAGATGTCTACGATTTACTGGAGCGGGACGACCCAGATGAACTGTTAGCCTTGATTGAACAAGATGCTGTGCAGCAATATGATGCTACAGACTTTAACGACGATTTTATTCGTGATTTACGATCAGATTTAGTTCTTTTACAGGATATTCAAGCCCTTTGGCATCAGCTTAAGGATGATCCAAAACTGAATCAGTTTGTGACGGATCTTCAGAACCATCCTCGCCTGAAGGATCAAAAAGTAATCATTTTCACAGAATCGAAGGAAACGGGCGATCATCTTTATACGAATTTGGATAATGTTTTCCCAGAGCAGGTGATGTTTTATGCCAGTGGTGGAGGCGTTTATAACCAAACGGGCAAGCCTGTGAGCCATAATCCAGCCATTGCCAAAACCCTGATTCAACAAAGCTTTGATCCAAAACACTTAGAGCAAACCGATACCATCCGGATTCTGATTGCCACAGACGTTTTGGCAGAGGGGATTAACCTACACCGTGCGAATGTGGTGGTTAACTATGACCTGCCCTGGAACCCCACACGGGTATTGCAGCGGGTGGGACGGGTAAATCGGGTCGGTACGGTGCATGAGCAGGTTTATATTTTTAACTGCTTCCCAACGGCACAGTCGGAAGCTCAACTGGGGTTGGAAGAGAATATCATTGCTAAGCTTCAAGCCTTCCACGACACCTTAGGGGAAGATGCGAAGTACCTGAGTGATGAGGAAGAGGTCACAACCCATGAGTTATTTGGCGATCGCCTCTATCGCACATTAAATCAGCGAGAAAGCTACGATCGCGAACCAGAAGCTGATGAACGGTCAGAGTTGGAATATTTGCAATTGTTGCGCCAGATCCGCGATCGCCAGCCGGATCTGTTTGACAAAATCAAAAAGTTACCCCGCAAAGCACGTACCGCCCAGCGATGGAACGGGTCACCCCAGTTGGAACAGGATCAGGTATTGACCTTCTTTCGGCAGGGAGCCTTAAAGAAATTTTTCCGATCGGATGGAACAGCCGCTCAAGAATTAGACTTCTTTCAAGCCGTTGATTGGTTGGAGTGCGAACCCGACACGCCGAAGCACCCCATTCCTAAACGCTACTACGATCTGCTGCAACAGAATAAAGATGCTTTTCTATCCCTGAATGACACCGCAGACGTGGCACCTGCAATCAGTCGGGGTGGCAGTAGCTATGACACATTTGTGATTCAGTGTTTGAAAGCTAAGGAAATTCGCAAGTTTCAAGGTTTTACCGACGAAGACGAGGATTTTCTAAAAGCGGTGCGTCTTGCCTTTGAGGAGGGTAAAATTCCGAAGCAAACGGCTAAAAAAGTGCAACAGACCCTGAAGCCGATCGCGGGAGATCCTCTAAAGCTCCTGAGTGCGCTAAAGAAGACGGTGCCCATGAATCTACTGGTGGAATCAGAACCGCAAATGGTTCACCAGTGGGGCAGCAGTCGAGAGGTGGTGCTGTCGGAATTTTTTTATCCAAATCTTTGA
- a CDS encoding SNF2-related protein, which yields MTHSVIRSGKLEIKAYPSANLHAKVYISRFGEGDRDFGRVITGSSNFSWSGLVANREFNVELKDRADVEFALKQFEALWADAVDISAEYVATVQQRTWLNDTITPYELYLKFLYEYLKEDINLDEDELDVYLPDSFMELAYQKQAVTSARKILDAYGGVFLADVVGLGKTYISALLAQQLQGRILVICPPVLRDYWRDTFFEFGIRGYEVESLGKLDALLQRDLKKFRYVLIDEAHRFRNEGTQAYDNLFRICAGKKVILVSATPLNNRISDILNQLKLFQPARKSTIPGIANLEQFFKALQKRLDQYSKNDPDYWITLKEVSQEIRTKVLRYVMVRRTRTEILNYYADDLSQQGLMFPRVAEPQKIIYQFDDKTEWVFNQTMQLLRRFSYARYTPLLYLRQQVSNFTRQSQRNIGGFMRAVLVKRLESSFYAFKRTLERFIVGCD from the coding sequence TTGACACATTCCGTTATTCGATCTGGGAAGTTAGAAATCAAGGCATATCCCAGTGCTAATCTCCATGCCAAGGTTTATATCAGCCGATTTGGTGAAGGCGATCGCGACTTTGGGCGAGTGATTACCGGATCAAGCAATTTTTCCTGGTCAGGGTTAGTTGCCAACCGAGAATTTAATGTAGAGCTAAAGGATCGGGCGGATGTGGAGTTTGCTCTAAAGCAGTTTGAGGCATTGTGGGCGGATGCTGTTGATATTTCCGCTGAGTATGTTGCTACAGTTCAACAACGAACCTGGCTCAACGATACAATCACACCTTATGAGCTTTACCTCAAGTTTCTCTATGAATACTTAAAGGAAGACATCAATCTGGATGAGGACGAGCTGGATGTGTATTTGCCGGATAGCTTCATGGAGTTGGCGTATCAAAAACAGGCGGTAACATCAGCTCGTAAAATTTTGGATGCTTATGGAGGCGTATTTTTAGCTGATGTGGTGGGATTGGGTAAAACCTATATCTCAGCCTTATTAGCTCAACAGTTGCAGGGACGGATTTTAGTCATTTGTCCTCCGGTATTGCGTGACTATTGGCGAGATACTTTTTTTGAGTTTGGGATTCGCGGTTATGAAGTAGAATCACTGGGAAAGTTGGATGCTTTATTGCAGCGCGATTTAAAGAAATTTCGTTATGTGTTGATTGATGAGGCTCATCGGTTTCGGAATGAAGGAACCCAAGCCTATGACAATCTCTTCCGAATTTGTGCAGGGAAGAAGGTTATTTTGGTGTCTGCAACGCCCTTGAACAACCGCATTAGCGATATCCTCAACCAGCTTAAATTATTTCAACCTGCTCGAAAAAGTACCATTCCGGGGATTGCTAATCTTGAGCAATTCTTTAAAGCGTTACAAAAGCGATTAGATCAGTATTCCAAAAATGATCCTGATTATTGGATCACGTTGAAGGAAGTATCGCAAGAGATTCGGACTAAGGTATTGCGATATGTGATGGTGCGTCGCACTCGAACCGAGATTCTCAATTACTATGCCGATGATTTGAGCCAGCAAGGATTGATGTTTCCCAGGGTGGCAGAACCACAGAAGATCATTTATCAGTTTGACGATAAGACGGAATGGGTGTTTAACCAAACGATGCAGCTATTGCGGCGGTTTTCCTATGCCCGCTATACCCCGCTCTTGTATTTGAGGCAGCAAGTATCTAACTTTACACGTCAGAGCCAACGTAACATTGGCGGATTTATGCGAGCGGTTTTAGTGAAACGTTTGGAGAGTAGTTTTTATGCGTTTAAGCGAACATTAGAGCGATTCATTGTGGGGTGTGACTAA
- the tnpA gene encoding IS200/IS605 family transposase: MSEYIHKRHNVTVLLYHLVFPAKYRRAVFDEQVDAVLREVCLEIEKRYEIKFMEIGVDKDHVHFLVQSVPTYSVTKLVTIIKSLTAREVFKRCPQVKQQLWGGEFWSDGYFASTVGKHGDEGMIAKYVKNQGNDYLQLHRDEQLALF, translated from the coding sequence ATGAGCGAGTACATCCACAAAAGACATAACGTTACAGTTTTGCTTTATCACTTAGTGTTTCCAGCGAAGTATCGACGGGCTGTGTTCGACGAACAGGTGGATGCAGTCTTGCGAGAAGTGTGTCTAGAAATTGAGAAGCGTTACGAGATCAAGTTTATGGAGATTGGGGTGGACAAAGACCATGTGCATTTTTTGGTCCAGTCGGTGCCAACCTACAGCGTGACTAAACTGGTGACGATAATCAAGAGCTTGACAGCGCGCGAAGTGTTCAAACGCTGCCCTCAAGTGAAACAGCAGTTATGGGGTGGAGAGTTTTGGAGTGACGGTTATTTTGCGAGTACGGTGGGCAAACACGGAGATGAAGGCATGATTGCGAAATACGTCAAAAACCAGGGCAATGACTATCTCCAATTACACAGAGATGAGCAACTTGCTCTTTTTTGA
- the istB gene encoding IS21-like element helper ATPase IstB, which translates to MTNSCPPPPQPSPYQSLSLHLKQLHLSHMLVHWETLEAQAMQESWSYAQFLLALCELEAQRRWSARLQRALSQAQLPNAKTLSNFDFSWCPKFNPAPLMQLADDSTWLTRAENLLLFGSSGVGKTHLAAGVARRMVEFGKRVKFCSAIALVQHLQHSKLQLQLQSTLKKLDRFDLLVLDDLGYVKKSEAETSVLFELIAHRYERKSLLITANQPFSQWDAIFSDSMMTVAAVDRLVHHALIVEIQADSYRKQAAVAKSVDSNKPAANPQ; encoded by the coding sequence ATGACCAACTCCTGTCCCCCACCGCCCCAACCCAGCCCTTACCAAAGCCTAAGTCTACACCTCAAGCAATTGCACCTCTCCCACATGCTGGTTCATTGGGAAACCCTCGAGGCTCAGGCGATGCAGGAGAGTTGGTCCTACGCGCAGTTCTTGCTGGCTCTTTGCGAATTGGAGGCTCAGCGTCGCTGGAGTGCTCGCCTGCAAAGAGCCTTAAGCCAAGCCCAACTGCCAAACGCAAAAACCCTTTCCAACTTTGACTTTTCCTGGTGTCCAAAATTCAATCCTGCCCCCTTAATGCAACTGGCAGACGATTCTACCTGGCTCACACGGGCGGAGAATCTGTTGCTCTTTGGCAGCAGTGGCGTGGGAAAAACGCATTTGGCTGCAGGTGTAGCTCGTCGCATGGTGGAGTTTGGTAAACGCGTCAAGTTCTGCTCCGCCATCGCCCTGGTGCAACATCTGCAGCACTCAAAACTGCAATTGCAACTGCAATCCACCCTCAAAAAGCTCGACCGCTTTGACTTGCTAGTACTCGATGACCTGGGCTATGTCAAAAAGTCAGAAGCCGAAACCTCCGTTCTATTTGAACTCATTGCCCATCGGTATGAGCGTAAGAGCTTACTGATTACGGCTAATCAACCCTTCAGTCAGTGGGATGCCATCTTTTCCGATTCCATGATGACCGTTGCAGCCGTAGACCGATTAGTTCATCATGCCCTCATTGTCGAGATTCAAGCCGATAGTTATCGTAAGCAAGCAGCGGTGGCCAAGTCAGTAGATTCCAACAAACCAGCAGCAAATCCTCAATAA
- the pbpC gene encoding penicillin-binding protein 1C, which produces MRQGRSQPQWQQWLHRFGKNLRIRWHRSDWRLRALFILLLLLLGVRSLPYLAPIRATDLQQNQQAIEFRDRNGLPLGTVLTRDQEHTVAVPLKQISPRFLEAILAAEDQRFYQHGALDERAIVRALLEAMQARQIVSGASTITMQLARMIHPIPRTLPGKFQEIWTSWRLAAGMTKDEILQSYINRLPMGGNIYGVEAAARIYFGIPASDLTVVQASLLAAIPNDPNRLNPYDHWEALKRRQAYVLDRMVTDQYLTRAQADRAMQEEVSLQSRQQGIVAAPHFLFWLASQLTDHPAQVQTSLDRPLQQFVETQAQQVLRSLARNNVHHAAALVLDNHSGEVLAYVGSPDYFADAQNGRNDGVQALRQPGSTLKPFLYELALEKRIIRPNTILADVPTRYAIPGAQLYTPSDYSETFQGPVRVRVALANSLNVPAVRVLEKVGVPAFLERLRHLGFNHLTQSPDYYGLGLTLGSGEVSLWELARAYLIMARQGEEGGVRCQVSGVRCQVRDEGMRGWGDGENSIQNSKFKIQNFPTPSPHHSLTPSPPTWALITDMLSDSHARAKAFGVESLLNLPFPVAVKTGTSSDFRDTWTVGFTTDYTVATWVGNFDGAPMRQVSGVTGAAPLWNRIMLHLHETKEPAAFPTPAGLVKRPICAVSGARPTPACAAIVQEYFHPEDLAEYDRQPDPFYLVTIAPNGQPQSRLRLPAEYNEWLAMQPPVANDGQLRILSPRSGDSFLLDAAGAASETTAQKLEFKLTSRSPQPVEWRLNGQLIATQTSSSLFWVPKPGNWTLQIKSGDQTDQVKFQVQVAETRPNRRGFSFAKPTR; this is translated from the coding sequence ATGCGTCAAGGACGATCGCAACCTCAGTGGCAGCAATGGCTGCATCGCTTTGGGAAAAATCTGCGGATTCGCTGGCACAGAAGCGACTGGCGCTTGCGGGCACTGTTCATTTTGCTGCTGCTGCTGTTGGGGGTGCGATCGCTGCCCTATTTGGCTCCCATTCGGGCAACAGATCTGCAACAGAATCAGCAGGCAATTGAGTTCCGCGATCGCAACGGATTACCCCTGGGAACCGTCCTCACCCGCGATCAGGAACATACAGTTGCCGTGCCTCTGAAGCAAATTTCGCCCCGCTTCCTTGAGGCAATTCTGGCGGCTGAGGATCAGCGGTTTTACCAGCATGGCGCGTTGGATGAACGGGCGATCGTGCGTGCCCTGCTAGAAGCGATGCAGGCGCGCCAAATTGTCAGCGGGGCTTCCACCATCACCATGCAACTGGCCCGCATGATTCACCCCATTCCGCGCACCCTCCCCGGCAAGTTTCAGGAGATCTGGACTTCCTGGCGACTTGCAGCAGGCATGACCAAGGATGAAATTCTCCAGTCCTACATCAACCGATTGCCGATGGGGGGCAACATTTACGGGGTAGAAGCCGCTGCCCGGATTTACTTTGGGATTCCTGCCAGTGATTTGACGGTGGTTCAGGCAAGTCTGCTGGCTGCCATTCCCAATGACCCCAATCGGCTCAATCCCTACGACCACTGGGAAGCCCTCAAACGACGGCAAGCCTACGTTCTGGATCGGATGGTTACGGATCAGTACCTCACCCGTGCCCAGGCCGATCGGGCAATGCAGGAAGAAGTTTCGCTTCAGTCTCGCCAGCAGGGAATTGTTGCCGCCCCCCACTTTCTGTTCTGGTTAGCCAGCCAATTAACTGATCATCCGGCGCAGGTGCAAACCTCCCTCGATCGTCCCTTGCAACAGTTTGTCGAAACCCAGGCGCAACAGGTGTTGCGATCGTTGGCGCGAAACAATGTCCACCATGCAGCGGCACTGGTGCTGGATAACCATTCCGGGGAAGTCCTGGCGTATGTCGGCTCTCCCGATTATTTTGCAGATGCCCAAAACGGTCGCAACGATGGGGTTCAGGCATTGCGGCAACCTGGTTCAACCCTCAAACCCTTCCTCTACGAACTTGCCCTGGAAAAGCGAATCATTCGCCCCAACACCATCCTGGCAGATGTACCGACTCGCTACGCCATCCCTGGTGCCCAACTCTATACCCCTTCCGACTACAGTGAAACCTTTCAGGGGCCGGTGCGGGTGCGGGTTGCCCTGGCAAACTCCCTCAACGTGCCTGCCGTGCGCGTGTTGGAGAAGGTGGGCGTTCCAGCCTTTCTAGAGCGGTTGCGACATCTGGGGTTTAACCACCTGACCCAATCCCCAGACTACTACGGCCTCGGCCTTACCCTGGGCAGCGGTGAAGTGAGTCTGTGGGAATTGGCACGGGCATATCTGATCATGGCGAGGCAGGGAGAAGAGGGAGGTGTCAGGTGTCAGGTGTCAGGTGTCAGGTGTCAGGTGAGAGATGAGGGGATGAGGGGATGGGGAGATGGGGAGAATTCCATTCAAAATTCAAAATTCAAAATTCAAAATTTTCCTACCCCCTCACCCCATCACTCCCTCACCCCCTCACCCCCTACCTGGGCGCTGATCACCGACATGCTCAGCGACTCCCATGCCCGTGCCAAGGCGTTTGGGGTAGAATCCCTGCTGAATTTGCCCTTTCCGGTGGCGGTGAAGACGGGGACTTCTTCAGATTTCCGGGATACGTGGACGGTTGGGTTTACTACGGATTACACCGTGGCAACCTGGGTCGGCAATTTTGATGGGGCACCGATGCGGCAGGTGTCGGGGGTAACGGGTGCGGCTCCCCTGTGGAACCGGATCATGCTGCATTTACATGAAACCAAAGAACCCGCCGCTTTTCCAACCCCTGCGGGACTGGTCAAGCGTCCCATCTGCGCGGTGTCGGGTGCCCGTCCAACACCTGCTTGTGCCGCGATCGTCCAGGAATACTTTCATCCGGAGGATTTGGCCGAGTACGATCGCCAACCCGATCCCTTCTACTTGGTGACGATCGCCCCCAACGGACAACCCCAATCTCGCCTGAGGCTGCCAGCGGAATACAACGAGTGGCTGGCAATGCAACCCCCTGTCGCTAACGATGGGCAGTTGAGAATTCTTTCTCCCCGCAGTGGCGACTCGTTTTTGCTGGATGCGGCGGGAGCGGCTTCAGAGACAACTGCTCAAAAGTTGGAGTTCAAATTAACCAGTCGCAGTCCCCAACCTGTCGAGTGGCGGTTGAACGGACAGTTGATTGCAACCCAAACCAGCAGTTCCCTATTCTGGGTACCCAAGCCGGGAAACTGGACACTCCAAATTAAAAGTGGCGACCAGACCGATCAGGTGAAATTCCAGGTGCAGGTTGCCGAAACCCGTCCAAATCGTCGAGGCTTTTCGTTTGCTAAACCAACGAGATAG
- a CDS encoding DNA methyltransferase family protein → MEKSIAIKLLSDTLQKPFDEAQFRQFARNLVNDLDESKAFQAQGNYIKDAYKHQVRQYKRIGQYVDPDENTIDVLVVRLQRTTSLDRARTMQRNFIAQYLQDRDQKEAALVAYTTDGSPDWRFSLVRLDYRLEVQADGSYKPRKEVTAARRSSFLVGQTEPNHTAQQQLLPLLLNDRQNPTLDELEAAFNIESVTKEFFERYKSLFLQVRDEVETLLQTDPVIATDFTQKQIDPANFAKKLLGQIVFLYFLQKKGWLGVEPGHPWGSGAKDFLRRLFDRENVQYDNFFNDVLEPLFYHALAVDLGSEALYELPGCQQPCKIPFLNGGLFEPIGGYDWQTTNVLIANDTIQKVLDTFDLYNFTVREDEPLDKEVAVDPEMLGKVFENLLEVKDRKSKGAFYTPREIVHYMCQESLINYLDTTINRQSVEIVSPQAQQTSLFNTPTSGQIPLTQEEYCEQVPRGDLERLIRLGERAIENDAVVVQKGTETSTYQFQVPESVRTYATEIDRALAEIKICDPAIGSGAFPVGMMQEIVKVRGVLTTYLPDEGRSAYAFKRHAIQSSIYGVDIDPGAVDIAKLRLWLSLVVDEEDYTRIKPLPNLDYKIVCGNSLLGVDQRGEVKQYQGNVLNYQQLEQLDQLIPGGSIPRRSAA, encoded by the coding sequence ATGGAGAAGTCGATCGCCATTAAATTGCTGAGTGATACCTTGCAAAAGCCCTTTGATGAGGCACAGTTTCGGCAATTTGCCCGCAATCTGGTTAATGACCTGGATGAATCAAAGGCATTTCAAGCCCAAGGTAACTATATTAAGGATGCCTACAAGCATCAGGTGCGGCAGTATAAGCGCATTGGGCAGTATGTCGATCCCGACGAAAACACTATTGATGTCTTAGTGGTGCGGTTGCAGCGGACTACGTCCCTGGATCGGGCACGCACCATGCAGCGCAACTTTATTGCCCAATACCTGCAAGATCGCGATCAAAAAGAGGCGGCGTTGGTTGCCTACACCACCGATGGATCACCCGATTGGCGATTTTCGCTTGTCCGGTTAGACTATCGCCTGGAAGTTCAGGCAGATGGCAGTTATAAGCCCAGGAAAGAGGTTACAGCAGCACGACGATCGTCCTTTCTGGTGGGGCAAACGGAACCGAATCACACGGCGCAGCAGCAGTTATTGCCGCTGTTATTGAACGATCGCCAGAATCCCACGCTGGATGAATTAGAAGCGGCGTTCAATATTGAGTCGGTCACGAAGGAATTTTTTGAGCGATACAAAAGTCTGTTTCTCCAGGTGCGGGATGAGGTCGAAACCCTACTTCAGACTGATCCGGTCATCGCTACTGACTTTACTCAGAAACAGATTGATCCTGCCAATTTTGCCAAAAAGCTGTTGGGGCAAATCGTCTTTCTGTATTTTCTGCAAAAGAAAGGCTGGTTGGGGGTGGAGCCGGGGCACCCCTGGGGCAGTGGGGCTAAGGATTTTCTGCGGCGCTTGTTTGATAGGGAAAATGTGCAGTATGACAACTTCTTTAACGATGTGCTGGAGCCATTGTTTTATCACGCTTTAGCCGTCGATCTCGGCAGCGAAGCCCTGTATGAATTACCCGGATGTCAGCAGCCCTGCAAGATCCCGTTTTTGAATGGGGGCTTGTTTGAACCGATCGGTGGTTATGACTGGCAGACCACGAATGTTTTAATTGCCAACGACACGATTCAAAAAGTTCTGGATACCTTTGACCTGTATAACTTCACGGTGCGGGAAGATGAGCCGCTGGATAAGGAAGTGGCGGTCGATCCGGAGATGTTGGGGAAGGTGTTTGAGAATTTGCTGGAGGTGAAAGATCGCAAATCCAAGGGTGCCTTCTACACACCCCGCGAGATTGTGCATTATATGTGCCAGGAAAGTTTGATTAACTATCTGGACACAACCATCAATCGGCAGTCTGTAGAGATCGTATCGCCTCAAGCCCAGCAGACCAGCCTGTTTAACACGCCAACATCAGGTCAAATTCCTCTCACCCAAGAAGAATATTGTGAGCAGGTGCCCCGTGGGGATCTGGAACGGTTGATTCGGCTGGGGGAGCGGGCGATCGAGAATGATGCCGTGGTGGTGCAAAAGGGTACAGAAACCTCAACCTATCAGTTTCAGGTGCCAGAGTCGGTGCGAACCTACGCAACGGAGATTGATCGGGCATTGGCAGAGATCAAAATCTGCGATCCGGCGATCGGTTCTGGGGCGTTTCCGGTGGGGATGATGCAGGAGATCGTTAAGGTGCGGGGAGTACTGACGACCTATTTGCCCGATGAGGGCAGATCCGCCTATGCTTTCAAACGCCATGCCATCCAGTCCTCAATCTACGGTGTGGACATTGACCCCGGTGCGGTGGATATTGCCAAATTGCGGCTGTGGCTGTCGCTGGTAGTGGATGAGGAAGACTACACCCGCATCAAACCGTTGCCCAACCTGGATTACAAAATTGTTTGTGGCAACTCGTTGCTGGGGGTTGATCAGCGAGGAGAGGTGAAACAATATCAAGGCAATGTGCTGAATTATCAGCAATTAGAGCAGCTTGATCAATTAATCCCTGGCGGGTCAATTCCTCGCCGCTCTGCGGCGTAA